Genomic segment of Vidua macroura isolate BioBank_ID:100142 chromosome 17, ASM2450914v1, whole genome shotgun sequence:
gaggctttttttttttttttttttttttaaattaaccttTCTAAAATGAAGGGTTATAGGATTAGGTAAGTGTTGGAACAGAGGGAGTGCTGGAAAGGGGGAAGTCTGGAGGATGTGATTATGAGAGAAAGTGAGAACTCaattggggaattttgggtgtGATCAGAGGAGAAGTAGGGAAATAGGAGAAATAGGGAAAGTGAGGTTGGTTTGTGGTGGGACAGAGTGTGGCTGGAGCACGGGGAGAGGTGGTTCCTGGCCCCAGGAGGATTACCCAGCCCCTAAGACTGGGAAATGGGGCTGTTCCCTGTGGGATGCTGAGGATCAAACACGGGCCAGGAGGTGCAGAGTGTGAAATGTGAttcccacaggcagcagggctgggtctgGAGCCAGTGGCTCGGAAACACCAGCACCAGCGCGGGGCAGAACTGgggacacaggagctggggaagctCTGGTGCCTGAACAGATTCTCACCTGGCAGAGGGGAGTCCCAgaaaaaacataataataataataataataataataataataataataataataatatcatCAACCCAGCAACTCCACCCAAAATAAGAAGGTGGGGGgaataaaagagaaagttttaaGTCGAATGAGAACTTTGAGATGTTTGAAAGCATCAGACAACCCTGAGGGTTTGGGGATCCCCCCCTCCTGAAAGCGAGGTACCAGAAAGGGGCTGAGCAGCCTTTAGGATGGCTCAGGGTGTTCTCAGGCTGGCACTGGTGGTGCCACTGCCCGTGCCCGTGTCGTGCacgggctgcagcagcccttgCTCGGTGACTGTGCTGGTTGAAGGCCACCTGCAGGGTTTGTTCTTGCAGAAAGCAAAGACTGAActggtgcagctgcaggtgcttgCTTTGCATGCCACTGGCACCCAGGGGGTTGGGAGAGGATGGCAGACAAAGCTGGtgctctcctgctccctgaGTGCAGGGTAGAGCTGAAGGAAGGACATTTATTATTGTCCTGCCCCAGGAGATTTATTTCTCAGTGGATAAAGTCCTCTCTGCCACACACATCTgatttcttcctgctgctgaacTTAGAGGTGGATGTTTGTAAGGACTCCCTGCAGCTTTTACACAAAGCTGCATTcaaagtattttgcattttagcTCTTTTCTGATCTTCAGATCCATGGATCTCATTAGTGAGGATTTGTCAAAAGGAGGCTTCTATGAGTTTTTACAAACATAGCAATTACTACATTGATCAGGGCAttccagctttaaaaaaataatcaaaaattcAAGGGTATAATACTCTCATATCAcaataaataatgcaaaagcCTTCACATGAGTCAATTCTCTCAGGCAGCTGTTGAAGCCACACTGTCACTGACACTGTAGTGATAACTGATTTCAGAGCAAGATTTCACCCTTTGAAAATTGTACTCGGGCTGCTTTATGGCAAGCAGCAAAAATGTCAATCTATTCTTTCATTAAAAGGTGGGTGTAGAACAATGCTGTTACCTGCTGGTGTTTGGAAAAACAGCTTTCCACAGAGGTTGCTGATGACATCTTTTAGAAAACACTGACTTGCTGGCAGTGGCACGGAGATAAAGCAACAGGCAAAAAAGAATGCGAGAGGGAATTTTATCTCAGTCTCTGGAAGGTGGCATTCCCTTTCAGGATTCACTGTCCCCTGTAAGATTTTGAAGCTGTTTTGTAAGCCACTCTGGATTTCCTTCCATTATAACTATTTAAAAAACTTCAAATAATTCAGTTTTCACTGAATTCAGTTTTCACTCTAAAAAGTAGGAAACAAGGCATCATGTAGGAGGCTTTTGTCTGTCCTGCACCCTTCCTTCAGGCACTGCGTTTAAAGTGAGCTGCTCTGTATCtcaatatatacataaatatatttatatttatacacCTATGGCGTGTTTTTTTCCACCCAAAACCAGGTGTTTACAGCATGCACTGTCCCACACTCATGCCATAGCAGCAACACACGATTTCTTTGAAAGTCTTCCTCATCTCCAGGCTCCTGAAGGCGTAAATGAGCGGGTCGATGACCGAGTTGCACATGATCAGCACCAGGTAGGTGTTGAAGTGCGCGGTGTAGCAGACGCAGTAGGGGTTCATGGGGCAGGAGATGATGAGGATGAGGTGGAGGAAGAAAGGCGCCCAGCAGACAATGAAGACCCCCAGGAGGATGGTGATGGTGACGGCCCCCTTCATGCAGGTGCGCTGGGGGGGCACGCCCTCGACGGGCAGCGCCGCGATGCGCTTGACGTGCAGGCGGGCGAACAGGAACATGTGCACGTACAGCGAGGCCATGAGCAGCAGCATGGTGAAGAACATGGTGATGAGACACACAATGACAGTTTTGCTCTCCGAGTAGGCAATGAAAATGATGCCACAGATGATGCAAGCCACCCAAATGAGCACAGTGAGGGTCAGGGCTTTCTTCACCGTCATGATGCTGTGGTAACGGAGGGCATAGAAAATAGTGATGTACCTGTCGATGGCTATGACCAAGAGGTTGCAGATGGAGGCTACCAGAGAAATACAGATCATTGAGTCAAAAACATTGTCCATGTGCTGGATGAAGCGGTCGTCAATGATCAGGTAGCCGTTGCTGAGGATTGCGATCATGACGGTCTCCAGGGCGTTCGACATGCTCACCAGCATAtctgccacagccaggctgcagaggaagaaatacATGGGAGAGTGCAGGTTGCCATTCTTCAGCACTGCCAGGATGACAAGGATGTTCTCCAGCAGGCTGATGATCCCCAAAGTCAAGAAGACCTCGGCTTTGATGAAGACCTGCTCGCAAAATCCATCGCCGCTGCGGTTGGCCGGGATGGAGTCGTCGAAGTCTTCGGTGGCGTTAAGCAGCACGGGCTGAAAGGAGAATGCAAAGCGTGTGGTGTTCATTGtcagcagaggagctgagctCACCAGTGACTGTGGACCTGACACAGCACAggttaaaaagagaaaaaaaaaaaaaaaaaaaaaaaaagagaaaacaagtccttccaagctgctgctgtgcataTGGGGCGCAATCAAGCAGGACTTTAGTCACTTTTACAAACGTCAAACAATCTGCATTTACAGTGAATTTTATGCCAGGCTGCTCTTTCCTTCAGAAGAAAGTGAGCTCCAAAGCCTGTAGGCAGCAAACAGTTTTCTCTGCAGGGAAGAATCGGCAGCAGGACATTGCTGGGTTCAGCTCCCCTGGTGATTAAAAGCAGGGAGTTTCCCCGTCTGCCGGGGCAGCTTGGCTGCGAGCATGTTGCAGCTCAGCCAAGCATCTGTTGCTATTTCAGTGGGAAGAAAGCAGACGAGAACTAAGGGATTTATacatgcaagaaagaaaaaccaactCCTACTTCACCCTGCGAGCCGAGCATTGGCCACTGGAGAGCGAGCACCTTTGTGAGTGACagctggagcacctggagcGGCATCCCGGCACATCCCAAACCGTCTGGCGCCCTCTGCAGATACCGAGCAGCGCGGATTCGCCGCAAAATTCCTCTGGAAAACGGGGTTTTCATGCGGGTAAACTTTCTGCCTGCTCCGGGCAGCCGGGTCCTGCCCGCGGGAGGGTTTGGGGCAGGCAGGATGCTCATACATCCTCCGTGCACCTTTGAGTAGCCACTAGGACTGGTCTTAAACGGGATTGTACCCATTTAAACCTCTGCAGGACCGAGGAGATTTTCATTTATCACATATGAGCAGACAAGCATAAGGCAGATTTTCCTTGCACTTCATTccttctgtatttctgtggcACAATTTTGttagtttgatttttcaaaagcaCTTGCTGGTGTCTAAACTCTTCCCGCCTCACGTTTTTGCAGAAATGCTTTGGAATCAAATGCAATGTCACTTTTATTAACTTTTGGGGCTTCTGTTGCAGGTTtgttagcttaaaaaaaaaagtcacaaatcTCTCCCAGTTTCATTCTGAGCCTAGCAACCATAATTCAACACCAAGAGGCAGCACTTCTCAAATTTAACCCCCAGGTGACAGTTTTACAAGGACAGTATTCAGTGCAGTAGTTTTAAGTGAATAAATAGCTGGGGATTTGCCCACCAAATTGCACAGGTAATGTTTTGAAGATGCTAGTCTCTCCCTAAATTTGCAGTGATGTACAAGAGCAGGTACCTCAAACCAGCAGACTGTCTCTCCCATGCCTGCAATCCCAGTGGGGTCAGATATTCCCTCCACCGCAGCGTGCCAGGTCTGGATGCAAGCCTGCAGCAGCAACCTCTGCGTTGTGCAGAAGCCCCAGTGCTTCCTGCTGGCTTTTTGGGGCCCACGGGGTGCACCCAGGCTGGGGCTCTCTGGGCAGAATGGCTGAAAATGCCCTtggaaatgttgtttttctagGTGGGCAGGAGCCAATCTTGCGaggctccctgccagctccgtCCTCTCCTCCGGAGTGGCAGGCGGAGGCTGTGTCCCCCCAGGGCAAGGACAGGCTCCAAAGGCACAGCTcaccctgggagcagcaccCTCCTGGGCTTGGCTCTGGATTTCCTGCTGGTGGAGTCTCAGGGTCTGCAGTGCTGCGATGACCCCAGGATTGTAAAAGTACTTTTGTTTCCCAGCCCACGCAACcaaaggagtctgaatgtgcagggtcagcttctcaaggttgtttattttccctgatctagaacattctttctctgccctgctgagccctgtCCAGCAGCttggccatggcattctgtctgccaCCTCGGGtggtgttcacattttatatcAAAAATTACATGTACTctgtttacaataacgtgccaatgtctgtcattgatgttgggcagtgtgtctgtaccttaaaccaacagaaaagtgtcaccagcacagcaagacatggagggcaaggagaaggagaagaaggtcaggacacacccaaatccctccatcttgtacccctgaaccccattctaaaaagccccaaaattctagtttttcaccctgtgttaattcagctaccacactgctcaaacccttgtggtttgtaattcctcacacagagttggcagcttttcccacgggctaaaatcaaacccacaggtgtttttgactttgtgccagggtctctgagccccctgccagggtctggagccagggcagccagagggatgtcctggactctgacagTGAGGGGCACTGCTGTTTGAAGCACCCACAATTCAAGCTTTTCCCAGGGGTGCTGGGCCCTTCCCATCCCCGTCCTGCCGAGCCCAGCTGGGCAGTCTCAGCAGTGTCTGTGCTATTCCTGTCAGTGCTGACTCCAGAATGCTCCATCCCTTGTGCCACGCTGCTCCAAAAGCCACTGCAGAGTTCCCCAGCTCTCAGCTGGGACAGGAAGTCATTAAATGTGTTGCTTCATGAATTTCTGAATGTATGTGACAGCAGGACAAGCTACCATTTCACCGAGGTGCAATTTGAAGTGGAAATTGAATGCTGTACACCCAAGTGGATTAATGGCACCATCAGCTTTGCCATTAAGCACTAAAAATAGTGGGCTAGAGCCTCCTGTGTGATAGCAAACTCACACAGGCTCTGAGGCCTGTGCTGAGAGGTGGAGAAGCTGTGTCTGCATTAAATAAAACAGTATGTGAGCCCTTATTTCTGAAAAGAtttctctgctcagcactggaaaaCCTCTGTGATCtgtcacaaaatattttgtattctcCTTATTTCCAAAAGGAtttctctgctcagcactggaaaaCCTCCGTGATCTGAAAAGTCACAAAATGTTTTGTATTCTCATCTAGTAAgttgctgctcctcagctgccAGTCCCGGGATCCAGGGAGTGTCTGGGAGTACTGCAGGGCAAAGCAGGCAGGTTGCTCTCACATCCACCCAGAGCCTGCAATGCCCTCCTCACCTCTTGTCCTGCAGTCCCTGACCAGTGCTCCCGTTCACAGCCTGCTCTCCAGGCACTGTGACATTTGTTTGACATTTGTTTGAAGCAGAGTCCTCCTTCAGCTGTGTTCTTGTTCACTCCCTggacccaaaccccaaacctgctgTTTTCCCATCCCCTGGTGTGTGAACAAGAGGAGTCCTTGTTGCTGTCCCTGTAGTTGCTATGCCGCTGTCacctcctggctgtgctctcaTGTGTTTGAGTCCCACAGCCCCGGGGCCAGAGGCCAGGGGAGAACGAGTTCTTGGGAGGAAAAACATCCCTTGCACCATTGTTCATCCCCTCTCTGTTTCCCCCATCAAGAACATTGTATCTCCTTTCCATATTTCATTCTTTCAGCCTCCAGGCCAGAATCCCTGACCTGTTTTGTTCCCTGCAGATGGAGAggaattttgtatttcaaaaacCTGGCATGACTCAGGCTCTCATAGCTGTGGTGATCAAGTAGGTGGGAAAGAAATCTCTGTGGGTTTGGCTGCCAGAGTCACCCTCTTCTGAGGATTTCTTAGAAGTTTTCACACTCCCAGAAGTTTATAGAGACAAGGGCTGatctttttgcttgttttactTGACCCCCTAGACTGACTGTGACTGCAGAGGAGCTTTTCAGCCTCCAGAGTGATTTACTGGAGGAGAGTTCTGGAGATGGGCTTCAGGGTCTCACTCAGCTGAGAAATAGAAACTTTTTGGGATGCACCTCGAGTTCAAAACTTGTGCTGGTTCTGTGTGCAAACTGCAGCACTTGGGTGGGCTGCTGCAGTTAAAACCTGTTCTCTAACTAGGACAGTTTTTACTGAGGAAAACACCCCCCTGTGCTTCCAGAATGATTGTTTTAAACCCCATAAAAATGACATTATAACAGGCCCAGATTTGGCAATGTTTATCAGCAGCCTCATCCTTTTGGAGCGTGTTCAGAGGAAAATgtctctgtgctgttctgtaTTCGGGGCTACTGACCTGTGCCCCTGCCAGGGACGTGCAGGACCCAATTCCCATCCCTTTCTTGGCCAGAAAAGATGAGAGTTCCCGAGCTCAAAGCTGGATTTGTCAGAGTTTTGCACTGCCAGACgtttccttcagcagcagcctctgacCCAGCCCTGCCATCATCTCTGCTCATCTACCCACGCCAGAGCTGCCCTTCACTCTCTGAGGCTTCCAAATTTGAAATTCTTATCTAGCCCAGGAACCTTTAATGAAAGTTTTGTGTGCTTCAATCATAGCAGTTGGATCCTTTAAAGAATCATGAGCAGCCCTTCAAAAGAGGTCAGGACAACCCACCCCGAGCCCACAAAAATGCCGTGGGTTAAATGTGGAAATTAGATTTATTGTGGTGTCTCTTACATTACTCTCATTCGTGTTCTTTCCTAAAATAACtcattttctaagaaaaataaagctgaaaataagAGGATGTCAGCACAgttaatgaaatatttgctgtgATGAAGGCAAAGCAAAGGTTTGGCTGTTTTATCTACCAGCAGAAATGAACAATTTTCCCAGGTAAAAACCTCTGCCATGTTTTACAAAGCAGTTAAAAgcaaggctgattttttttttttaatgctgttattGCTCAGTTGTTTCTGCACTAGTGAAACTATTTAATCTTCAGGGAAAGCTAAAGAGAAAGTAGCATTTACTGCTAAATGTGGAACATGGAATTTTCTAAGAGAATTCCCTGCGATGTTGTTGAATGAAAAATCTTGTTTAACGCTTGACATGAGACTAGGCAGATAATACCTGATAAATGTGTATCACTTTCCCttattttcactctttttaACAATAGTTTCTGACAGACAAAAGTagaaattttaaaggaaattaggGGATAGTAAGCAGATATTTTCTCCCATGCAGCAGGGAATTATTGCTGTCCTGAAGTTTGAAGTAGCCAAACCAGTGAGTCAAAAACTCTTGAAGACCTTTTCTCTGCATGGTTCTTTATAGAAAAGGACttaaaagatgaaatattttctctcagcAGAGCAAAGGACGCTGGTTTTGAATTCTGTGCACATTTCTGGAGTGTGCACTCGGGTGTGATTGGGAACATCTGTAAGCACAGGCTGGAATTCATCACCTGGGCACTTCAcagaggctgctcagagctctgctgacccacagagctgctcagtgcTCAAGAGCTGCCTCAGCAGAGTTTAAGTTTTTGATAATGGAGTACTTGACAAAATAAATGGAACTTCAGATCTGATCCAGCTCTTGTAGAACATGAACTGCTTGGCTACTGACTTAATTCAAGCAAAAATCCTCTTTGCTAATTTTCACTGGAACATGGAGAGATCACTCGTTATGCTAAAGAGCAAAACCACACCTTGGGAAATTTTCTATGATTATATAAAATGATTAATACATTAAATTATatcaaattatttctaattaatGATAACTCAAAAAAATCTGGACTTAGGAGCCTCACAAGAATCTGGCACGTGAGGAAACCGAAATAAAGACACAGGTGATTAAGTTCTGTCTACTGAAACgctgtgtttttcttaaatgtctTGAGGTAAAGGTTTTCTAGGAGCAGTTTTTGTCCTGTCAGAGTCACAGGCTTCGGGATCACTTGCAAAATCAGGTATTGGATGTCATAATGGAAAGATTTCCATGGTCTTCCTCCAAGAAGTTGTAGTTCCTACAGCTCCCAGTCGTGCCCATAGCTAATAATGTTATTTTCTGGGCTGAGGCAAGAATGAATCTGGCATCAGCTGAGGTCAGTGGAAGTTAAATTTGTCTGCACCACATTGCTGGCAGAGGTTTCCACACTGGAAGAGTAAATCCTCGCCTTACCCAAAAAACCCTGCTGAAGCCAAGCACCAGGAGTTGGATCCTTCGGGAGGTTATCCACTGAATTTTCcttcagccctggctgcagcaagagcagcagccctgcaagTGGGGAGACAGCCTGCCAAACTGTGATTAGTGAGGAGAAATCCTGATTGCAATGAGGGGGCTTTCAGATGAAGATTTCTCTAATTTCAGCCAGTTAAAAGGTTAATTTAAACAGACTCGACTTCGGGACATTTTGGACAATTTTCCTTCTCATCCCTGGGTAAAAGGAGACAAAGCAGACCTGATTGCAAAACACTCACCAGCACCTGCAGGCGCTTCTCATGTTAAAGAGATTTTAAGTGCTTTAGACTAATAATGCTCAAGTGTCAGTTTTGTTCTCTCATTTGCAGAGTGAGAGACAAGCAGAGGTGATTGATCCAGCTGCATTCTGCTCTTCAGCTCCATCAGGGCCAAATATCCCTGGAATATCTGCCTTATCTCCCTGGAAGCTTCATAAATCTtactgccctgtgctgctggggctgagggatggGTGAATTTGGCATTTTCAaacctcactgctgctgctgactgaCCTCATTTCTGGACCAGAGAGAACGGAAGGATTTTGGAGGCTGGCAAGCTTTAAGGATGATTTTACtgagctgtgggtgctgtggatGGATGGAGATTGGGACAAATTGTTCTGCTACTGCTCAAAGCTTCTCAGCTCATTGCAGCACTTGCAGTCCAGTGTTGCTGCTTTCCAGTCAAGGAcagaaaaaagccccacaacCAGACCCAatcctttaattttatttatcagttAGGTCTAGCTTGTGCCTTTCTAATTTTGTCCAAGGGTTTCCTGCTCTATTCTTTTTGTGTGTGGAAGATGGTGTCCTATGGTTATAAAAATTCCACCTTCAGTGCTTTTATCTGCGTTGTTTTTGCCAATAAATTCTAGGACAGAGAGAGGCTGGTTATTTGTTATGGTTTGGGGAGAACAAGGAATTTGCTGCCCTCCAAAATGTTGCTCCTCAACAGCAAAATGGGACTGAAATGTTCTTCAGGGTTAGAgaggtttcttttttccagatTCTACAGTTTGCAAAGCGAGCCAGGTGTTTTGAGTAATGTCAGACCACAGGGTGTcaatacagaatattttctgtcaGAAACGGAACAGCCTTGATTTAGAAAGCAAAATAGATTTGGAAAGCCAATATGATTCATGTAACCTTGCATAAATTTATTATGGAAAACAGAAGTGACAACTAGTTATTCTaccatttctttccttctttttattacCAGTTGAAGTGTGCAAGGTTATTTACACATCTTTGAGTTTAATAATACTCTACAGTTAGGTGTTTCTGAATAGCACATTTTCCTGATGGGCACAGAAGGAGAAGCTGAGGTTAAGGTTTTGTTTGCTCTGAATATTGTCTTGAAAAGAAAAGGCCTTGTCATGAAAAGGTTACATCTATCACTCACCCTGCACCACTTCTGAGGGCAGAAATAATGGAATTGCAGCcgatttcacacttttgtggcTGCTTGGAAAGTTCCCAAAATGTTTTGCAGCCTTGCTCTTCCAGGCCAGTGCCCTGGAGGACGCAGGTGCCTGAACCTCCCAGCGATCAAGCCTGACCTGAGGAGCTCCCTGCTTCACAGAAGGGTTTTGTCTCACTGCTCCACAACCTACTGCAGAGGGGCAGAGTGACCCTTCAATCCCCTCCCACTCCTCCTCAATTCCCTCTTTGAATCCCTGCTCTGTTATTGTCTTCTGGtagttattaattatttttgtgtataaatctgtcttggtttgaaaagccaggtgtctgctaaagaaggcaggagcctctcctgaaatggaaaatgtaaactgcctccctccaaattattataattttgaaattaaggggctctcagggaAAGCTATGGGAATAGAAtgcacacccccagccacatcttgtgACCTAAGACAACATGCACAATAGATGTGCCTGGATACCATTTATAGAGATATTATCACTTAGGATTTTCTTGGTTTGAGCCATGCCAGCTTGAAAGGCTGTGTGGAAGGAGAGACTCTGTGCTAACAGGGTGTCCAGAGATCTGTCACTGCTGTAAATTCACCTCCTGCCTTGTGGGTTATTGTTCCTTCCCTGGCTAATTAAGTGTCAGAGcataaaatactgcttttagcattgtgcagtgcagagctgaggTTCGAAGCCAGGGACATCATTCCTGTATCTTAACGACAAGATAGggagtttttttctcctcagtgtAGTTCTGCTTTCCCTCTCACTCCAAGGAAAGCAGGCCAGGAAGCTCATTCAGCCGGGGATCTGAGCTGCACGTTTTCTCCTCTGTAGCAGGACAGgtatttttctggaaatttcCTCAATTTCCCTATGAAGAGGCAAGTGAGGAGtgaacacagcccagctgtgcagaCTCCCCCTGCTCTTCCCATTCCTTAGCAAAGAGCCTGGTGataaaaaagagcaaagagcCTGAATTGCTCCCTGAAACTGAGGCTGGAATTTCAAAAAGCTCTCAGTAACAACCTGCCACTAGCAAACATCGGTGGCTGAGGTTTCCTATGAGCAAAAATAGAGGAGAGGGCACAGCTGAGTGCTCCCTAGATTGTAAAACAGAGCATAATGATGAATTCCTCCTGGAGGGAACACTGCCAGGCCTGGGCTCACTTTAGCCCTTTTCAGttttgtggctgctgctgcccaggactgtGGGATGCTCTTCccctgggaatgttcctccAGCCCCTGTGCCAAAAGTGCTGCCCAAAGGCAAGGTTTAATTCCCTGGATTTCCTCCTTTGAACAGCAATTCTGTCAGTCCTTATGGAGCAAAGCTGGCTGCTGTTCTCTGTGCCACAGCTTCAGGAAAAGATGGCCCTGCACTCGTGCTGGCTGAAGTTTGGGTGATTCAGTGCCTTGCTTGGGCTTCAAATCACACCCCTGGATGTAAAAAGGGTGAGGATTTTGGGGAGCGCTTGGGTATTGTTTGCAGCACTCCTGAGTGCAACAGAATTCCCTGTGCAGGGCACAGGTGGGTGAGGAGCTCCAGGACATCACTGACCTGGGGCACAGTGGCTGTGCAGGAAACCTTTGCTTTATTCTCATCTTGCTGCCCAAGACTGAAAACAGAGCCAGGGActggaccagagctgccccagcctgtgctgccaagATAAGGAGGGGCTGAGGAGGCAGCTGCAATCTCCTGTCagatttttcaatattttgttgtccttttaaaatattttagtatctGGTTTGCCAAAACCAGAACACCTGTTTTTAATGATGAAAGGATTGAAGTTTCAAAAGGAGGTTGCAGGAGAAGGGGCATCCCTTGGTCACAGAGCTCTTTCCAGGAGGAAAAGTCCATCCTGGGCTATGGAAGATCCTGACTCTGTGTCCCTTTAGagggtgctgctgcttcccagctctcAGAAGATGATCCACCTGCCCTCAGGATTGCTTTAGCTCCATCTTTGATTCCACAGCCAATTCCTTGCTGTTTCAGACCTTTCAGCACATGCTGCTtgcccctgcagtgccagcattcccaggagccattccctggcctCAGTCCCTGGTTCTCTGACTCCTCTCATTTCAACCCACAAACTCTTCAAAGTTTTTGCTTTATGATCCACTTTTTTAACAGCCTGAAATTCAGGCAGTTTCTGGTGCCACCTTGTGTCACAGAGGAGCAGGTCTGTGCAGCTGTCACTTCCACTGGGCACTGGAATAATGTGGGTTTAACTTCCTGACTTTGGGGTGCAGCATCAGCATTAACAAGGCGAGAGCACCAGGGAGATTCAGAGCGTGAGACTTCTGCATGAAACGAGTTTGAAGCAGttgaaaaatgaattaaattatGAATTGGTGCTTTGACTTttcctggaattgttcaaggctaggctggagagggcttggagcaacctgggatagtggaaggtggatggaatgagatgagctttaaatttctttttcagcccaggggattctgtgatcccatgaTTTCCTTTATTGCTGCTTGCTGCTCACAGTGAGGAGCTCAAAGGAAATTGCTCAGGTAGATGCAGAATTGTTATTTCTGGAAATGTGTGGGCTGTCCCTTTCCTTGGTGCTGACCATGAACCACTGTCAgaggcagaaagctgctgggAACATTTTTGTTGTTCAAAATTCAGCAGCTGAGTAGTTTGTGCATTATCAATCAATGGAGTTATTAATAGCAATTACTAACTGCTAATTACTgatttgctttatttatgtATCAAGCTGTCACCGTGCTTTGCAAAAAAGTGAAGAATATTCTTTGCAAAAAAGTGAAGAATAAGAAAAGAAGCCAGAAAAGGATACTTCCATCAATCAGACCTCATGAACCAACTTCTTCATTGTAATGAGCAGATGTATTTTCTCTACCTCCAAGttggtaattttatttattttccttttatggaTCCTCCCATTATGCATTCAGAAtactgaattaattaaaaaataaactcataTCACCCCAAAAAAACTTAAACTCacattttctgggaaaatatttcttttatggCATATCTGGTGAAACATGGTagaagtttaaatatttttcatgagtGAGGGTGCTGCAAAAATGGGCAGAATTTGTGCTGAGCATCACTAGATGTCACCCTCGACCTGAATTTAGTTTCAcacaagttttaattttaaatttctcatCTTCTGTTCTCATACTCCCCCCTTCTTCCCCCCCGCCTCTTGCATTTAATGCATCTTCCAGTTCAGTGCAGCACAAACTGTTGTGCATCAATATTTTCCTTGCTTAAAACCAGAATCTCAATTAGGCCAAATGGAATTGCTGGAATTTGCAGTACCATCAATTCCTGTGCTAGATCAGCACcgaggaaacagaaaaagcaaaacctccTGGAACAGGGTTTCTGTCTAATGTTGGATTTTGTTCAGATCTTGTTGGAATCTCCATCGTGGGAAATGAAGAGGAATGCTGAGGTCAAACCCCCATAAAGTCACGAGGAGCTctgatttcttctctgtttcagcac
This window contains:
- the MC3R gene encoding melanocortin receptor 3, whose protein sequence is MNTTRFAFSFQPVLLNATEDFDDSIPANRSGDGFCEQVFIKAEVFLTLGIISLLENILVILAVLKNGNLHSPMYFFLCSLAVADMLVSMSNALETVMIAILSNGYLIIDDRFIQHMDNVFDSMICISLVASICNLLVIAIDRYITIFYALRYHSIMTVKKALTLTVLIWVACIICGIIFIAYSESKTVIVCLITMFFTMLLLMASLYVHMFLFARLHVKRIAALPVEGVPPQRTCMKGAVTITILLGVFIVCWAPFFLHLILIISCPMNPYCVCYTAHFNTYLVLIMCNSVIDPLIYAFRSLEMRKTFKEIVCCCYGMSVGQCML